The following coding sequences lie in one Arabidopsis thaliana chromosome 3, partial sequence genomic window:
- the ALY2 gene encoding ALWAYS EARLY 2 (ALWAYS EARLY 2 (ALY2); FUNCTIONS IN: DNA binding, sequence-specific DNA binding transcription factor activity; CONTAINS InterPro DOMAIN/s: SANT, DNA-binding (InterPro:IPR001005), DIRP (InterPro:IPR010561); BEST Arabidopsis thaliana protein match is: DIRP; Myb-like DNA-binding domain (TAIR:AT5G27610.1).) — protein MAPVRKSRSVNKRFTNETSPRKDAGKSKKNKLRKKKLSDKLGPQWTRLELERFYDAYRKHGQEWRRVAAAIRNSRSVDMVEALFNMNRAYLSLPEGTASVAGLIAMMTDHYSVMEGSGSEGEGHDASEVPRKQQKRKRAKPQRSDSPEEVDIQQSIGSPDGCLTFLKQARANGTQRHATGKRTPRVPVQTSFMRDDREGSTPPNKRARKQFDANDDVAHFLALALTDASRRGGSPKVSESPNRRTELSDSSPIKSWGKMSRTRKSQSKHCGSSIFEEWMESSRERKLDSDKDTTLLMDMERAGEMEAPRKGKRVYKKRVKVEEAECNDSDDNGEACSATQGLRSKSQRRKAAIEASREKYSPRSPKKRDDKHTSGAFDALQALAELSASMLPANLMESELSAQLKEERTEYDMDEKSSTPEATSTSSHGEKANVEPDDSLLHAISSVENANKRKSKPSRLVSTDCDDVPTGKLQPQTSGSLRKRKPKVLGDEAPAEFSQNKSINKKELPQDENNMKSLVKTKRAGQVPAQSKQMKTVKALEESAITSDKKRPGMDIVASPKQVSDSGPTSLSQKPPNRRKKSLQKSLQEKAKSSETTHKAARSSRSLSEQELLLKDKLATSLSFPFARRRCIFEWFYSAIDHPWFSKMEFVDYLNHVGLGHIPRLTRLEWSVIKSSLGRPRRFSERFLHEEREKLKQYRESVRKHYTELRTGAREGLPTDLARPLAVGNRVIAIHPKTREIHDGKILTVDHNKCNVLFDDLGVELVMDIDCMPLNPLEYMPEGLRRQIDKCLSMKKEAQLSGNTNLGVSVLFPPCGLENVSFSMNPPLNQGDMIAPILHGKVSSNTSSPRQTNHSYITTYNKAKEAEIQRAQALQHALDEKEMEPEMLEIVKGSKTRAQAMVDAAIKAASSVKEGEDVNTMIQEALELVGKNQLLRSSMVKHHEHVNGSIEHHHNPSPSNGSEPVANNDLNSQDGSEKNAQMPSELITSCVATWLMIQMCTERQYPPADVAQLIDAAVTSLQPRCPQNLPIYREIQTCMGRIKTQIMSLVPT, from the exons ATGGCACCAGTTAGGAAGTCGAGGAGTGTGAACAAGCGTTTCACCAATGAAACTTCCCCAAGAAAAGATGCTGGGAAATCGAAAAAAAATAAGCTACGT aagaagaaattgtcTGACAAGCTGGGACCTCAGTGGACCAGATTAGAACTTGAGCGTTTCTATGATGCTTACCGCAAGCACGGACAAGAGTGGAGAAGG GTGGCTGCTGCAATTCGGAATAGCAGGTCTGTTGACATGGTGGAAGCTCTATTTAATATGAATCGG gCGTATTTATCTCTCCCCGAGGGAACTGCCTCTGTAGCTGGCCTTATTGCGATGATGACAGATCATTACAGTGTCATG GAAGGGAGTGGCAGTGAAGGAGAAGGCCATGATGCTTCAGAAGTACcaaggaaacaacaaaagcGCAAACGTGCTAAACCTCAACGTAGCGATTCTCCAGAGGAAGTGGATATACAACAGTCAATTGGTTCACCAGATGGATGCCTCACGTTTTTGAAGCAAGCACGAGCTAATG GAACTCAGCGACATGCCACTGGAAAACGTACACCACGGGTTCCTGTACAAACTTCATTTATGAGGGATGATAGAGAAGGCTCTACTCCACCAAATAAAAGAGCCAGGAAGCAATTCGATGCCAATGATGATGTAGCACATTTTTTAGCGTTAGCATTAACAGATGCATCGAGAAGGGGAGGGTCTCCAAAAGTTTCTGAATCACCAAATAGAAGAACAGAACTTAGCGATAGCTCACCGATAAAGAGCTGGGGGAAAATG TCGCGAACCAGAAAATCTCAGTCTAAGCACTGTGGCAGCTCCATTTTCGAGGAGTGGATGGAAAGTAGCCGAGAAAGGAAACTTGACTCTGATAAAGATACTACCTTGTTGATGGATATGGAAAGGGCTGGCGAAATGGAGGCTCCGCGGAAGGGGAAAAGAGTCTACAAGAAAAGAGTGAAAGTCGAAGAAGCAGAATGTAATGATTCTGATGACAATGGAGAAGCATGCAGTGCCACACAAGGGCTCAGAAGTAAATCACAAAGACGAAAGGCTGCTATTGAAGCCTCAAGAGAGAAATACTCACCGCGCAGcccaaagaaaagagatgacAAACATACTTCCGGAG CTTTTGATGCCCTGCAAGCATTGGCCGAATTGTCAGCTTCAATGCTTCCAGCAAATTTGATGGAGTCAG AATTATCTGCTCAGTTGAAGGAAGAAAGAACAGAATACGACATGGACGAGAAATCTAGCACACCAGAAGCTACTTCCACAAGCAGTCATGGGGAAAAAGCAAATGTAGAGCCAGATGATAGTCTCCTTCATGCAATTTCTTCTGTTGAGAATGCTAACAAGAGAAAGTCAAAACCTTCAAGGCTGGTATCCACTGATTGTGATGATGTTCCCACAGGGAAGCTACAACCACAAACTAGTGGCAGTTTAAGAAAACGTAAACCAAAG GTACTAGGGGATGAAGCTCCAGCAGAGTTTAGTCAGAACAAATCCATAAACAAGAAG GAATTGCCTCAAGATGAGAATAATATGAAGTCTTTGGTTAAAACAAAACGCGCTGGTCAAGTTCCGGCTCAGTCAAAACAGATGAAAACTGTTAAGGCGTTGGAGGAATCTGCTATAACAAGTGATAAGAAAAGACCTGGGATGGATATAGTAGCGTCACCTAAACAAGTTTCTGACTCGGGTCCAACCAGTTTATCGCAGAAACCTCCAAACAGGCGAAAGAAGAGTCTGCAGAAAAGCTTACAAGAAAAGGCTAAATCTTCTGAAACCACTCATAAAGCTGCACGTAGTTCCAGATCTCTTTCAGAACAAGAGTTGTTGTTAAAG GATAAGCTTGCTACTTCTCTGTCGTTTCCCTTTGCACGTCGAAGGTGCATATTTGAATGGTTTTATAGTGCTATCGACCATCCCTGGTTTTCAAAGATGGAGTTTGTCGATTACCTAAATCACGTGGGGCTTGGTCACATTCCAAGACTTACTCGTCTTGAATGGAGCGTCATTAAAAG TTCTCTTGGTAGACCACGAAGATTCTCTGAGAGATTTTTACATGAAGAGCGGGAGAAACTTAAACAGTACCGCGAATCTGTGCGAAAGCATTATACAGAGCTTCGAACGGGTGCTAGGGAGGGGCTTCCTACAGATTTGGCTCGGCCATTAGCAGTTGGGAACAGAGTCATTGCCATCCATCCCAAAACACGGGAGATTCATGATGGAAAAATTCTCACTGTTGATCATAACAAATGCAATGTTCTCTTCGATGACTTGGGCGTTGAGTTGGTTATG GACATTGATTGCATGCCTTTAAATCCACTGGAATACATGCCAGAGGGTCTAAGGAGGCAAATTGATAAGTGCTTGTCTATGAAGAAAGAAGCACAGCTAAGCGGGAATACAAACCTTGGTGTGTCTGTGCTATTCCCTCCTTGCGGACTTGAAAATGTCAGCTTTTCCATGAATCCTCCTCTGAATCAG GGTGATATGATTGCTCCCATTCTGCATGGTAAAGTATCAAGCAACACTAGTAGTCCACGGCAGACTAATCATTCATATATCACAACTtataacaaagcaaaagaagctGAGATTCAACGGGCACAAGCGCTACAGCATGCTTTAGATGAAAAG GAAATGGAGCCAGAGATGCTAGAAATTGTCAAGGGTTCAAAAACAAGAGCGCAAGCAATGGTGGATGCAGCTATAAAG GCTGCATCATCTGTGAAGGAAGGGGAAGATGTGAACACAATGATCCAAGAAGCCTTAGAGTTGGTTGGCAAAAATCAGCTATTACGCAGCTCTATGGTCAAACATCACGAGCATGTAAATGGCAGTATAGAGCATCATCACAACCCATCTCCTTCAAATGGATCAGAGCCTGTGGCTAACAACGATTTAAACTCACAAGATGGTTCAGAGAAAAACGCTCAAATGCCTTCAGAGCTTATCACCTCCTGTGTTGCCACTTGGCTCATGATTCAG ATGTGCACGGAGAGACAGTACCCTCCAGCTGATGTCGCACAGCTTATAGACGCAGCAGTCACAAGCTTGCAGCCACGATGCCCACAGAACCTACCGATCTACAGAGAAATCCAAACGTGCATGGGACGGATCAAGACTCAAATCATGTCCCTTGTACCAACTTGA
- the ALY2 gene encoding ALWAYS EARLY 2 (ALWAYS EARLY 2 (ALY2); FUNCTIONS IN: DNA binding, sequence-specific DNA binding transcription factor activity, nucleic acid binding; CONTAINS InterPro DOMAIN/s: Tudor domain (InterPro:IPR002999), DIRP (InterPro:IPR010561); BEST Arabidopsis thaliana protein match is: DIRP; Myb-like DNA-binding domain (TAIR:AT5G27610.1); Has 3515 Blast hits to 2611 proteins in 325 species: Archae - 0; Bacteria - 509; Metazoa - 1706; Fungi - 322; Plants - 232; Viruses - 9; Other Eukaryotes - 737 (source: NCBI BLink).) encodes MAPVRKSRSVNKRFTNETSPRKDAGKSKKNKLRKKLSDKLGPQWTRLELERFYDAYRKHGQEWRRVAAAIRNSRSVDMVEALFNMNRAYLSLPEGTASVAGLIAMMTDHYSVMEGSGSEGEGHDASEVPRKQQKRKRAKPQRSDSPEEVDIQQSIGSPDGCLTFLKQARANGTQRHATGKRTPRVPVQTSFMRDDREGSTPPNKRARKQFDANDDVAHFLALALTDASRRGGSPKVSESPNRRTELSDSSPIKSWGKMSRTRKSQSKHCGSSIFEEWMESSRERKLDSDKDTTLLMDMERAGEMEAPRKGKRVYKKRVKVEEAECNDSDDNGEACSATQGLRSKSQRRKAAIEASREKYSPRSPKKRDDKHTSGAFDALQALAELSASMLPANLMESELSAQLKEERTEYDMDEKSSTPEATSTSSHGEKANVEPDDSLLHAISSVENANKRKSKPSRLVSTDCDDVPTGKLQPQTSGSLRKRKPKVLGDEAPAEFSQNKSINKKELPQDENNMKSLVKTKRAGQVPAQSKQMKTVKALEESAITSDKKRPGMDIVASPKQVSDSGPTSLSQKPPNRRKKSLQKSLQEKAKSSETTHKAARSSRSLSEQELLLKDKLATSLSFPFARRRCIFEWFYSAIDHPWFSKMEFVDYLNHVGLGHIPRLTRLEWSVIKSSLGRPRRFSERFLHEEREKLKQYRESVRKHYTELRTGAREGLPTDLARPLAVGNRVIAIHPKTREIHDGKILTVDHNKCNVLFDDLGVELVMDIDCMPLNPLEYMPEGLRRQIDKCLSMKKEAQLSGNTNLGVSVLFPPCGLENVSFSMNPPLNQGDMIAPILHGKVSSNTSSPRQTNHSYITTYNKAKEAEIQRAQALQHALDEKEMEPEMLEIVKGSKTRAQAMVDAAIKAASSVKEGEDVNTMIQEALELVGKNQLLRSSMVKHHEHVNGSIEHHHNPSPSNGSEPVANNDLNSQDGSEKNAQMPSELITSCVATWLMIQMCTERQYPPADVAQLIDAAVTSLQPRCPQNLPIYREIQTCMGRIKTQIMSLVPT; translated from the exons ATGGCACCAGTTAGGAAGTCGAGGAGTGTGAACAAGCGTTTCACCAATGAAACTTCCCCAAGAAAAGATGCTGGGAAATCGAAAAAAAATAAGCTACGT aagaaattgtcTGACAAGCTGGGACCTCAGTGGACCAGATTAGAACTTGAGCGTTTCTATGATGCTTACCGCAAGCACGGACAAGAGTGGAGAAGG GTGGCTGCTGCAATTCGGAATAGCAGGTCTGTTGACATGGTGGAAGCTCTATTTAATATGAATCGG gCGTATTTATCTCTCCCCGAGGGAACTGCCTCTGTAGCTGGCCTTATTGCGATGATGACAGATCATTACAGTGTCATG GAAGGGAGTGGCAGTGAAGGAGAAGGCCATGATGCTTCAGAAGTACcaaggaaacaacaaaagcGCAAACGTGCTAAACCTCAACGTAGCGATTCTCCAGAGGAAGTGGATATACAACAGTCAATTGGTTCACCAGATGGATGCCTCACGTTTTTGAAGCAAGCACGAGCTAATG GAACTCAGCGACATGCCACTGGAAAACGTACACCACGGGTTCCTGTACAAACTTCATTTATGAGGGATGATAGAGAAGGCTCTACTCCACCAAATAAAAGAGCCAGGAAGCAATTCGATGCCAATGATGATGTAGCACATTTTTTAGCGTTAGCATTAACAGATGCATCGAGAAGGGGAGGGTCTCCAAAAGTTTCTGAATCACCAAATAGAAGAACAGAACTTAGCGATAGCTCACCGATAAAGAGCTGGGGGAAAATG TCGCGAACCAGAAAATCTCAGTCTAAGCACTGTGGCAGCTCCATTTTCGAGGAGTGGATGGAAAGTAGCCGAGAAAGGAAACTTGACTCTGATAAAGATACTACCTTGTTGATGGATATGGAAAGGGCTGGCGAAATGGAGGCTCCGCGGAAGGGGAAAAGAGTCTACAAGAAAAGAGTGAAAGTCGAAGAAGCAGAATGTAATGATTCTGATGACAATGGAGAAGCATGCAGTGCCACACAAGGGCTCAGAAGTAAATCACAAAGACGAAAGGCTGCTATTGAAGCCTCAAGAGAGAAATACTCACCGCGCAGcccaaagaaaagagatgacAAACATACTTCCGGAG CTTTTGATGCCCTGCAAGCATTGGCCGAATTGTCAGCTTCAATGCTTCCAGCAAATTTGATGGAGTCAG AATTATCTGCTCAGTTGAAGGAAGAAAGAACAGAATACGACATGGACGAGAAATCTAGCACACCAGAAGCTACTTCCACAAGCAGTCATGGGGAAAAAGCAAATGTAGAGCCAGATGATAGTCTCCTTCATGCAATTTCTTCTGTTGAGAATGCTAACAAGAGAAAGTCAAAACCTTCAAGGCTGGTATCCACTGATTGTGATGATGTTCCCACAGGGAAGCTACAACCACAAACTAGTGGCAGTTTAAGAAAACGTAAACCAAAG GTACTAGGGGATGAAGCTCCAGCAGAGTTTAGTCAGAACAAATCCATAAACAAGAAG GAATTGCCTCAAGATGAGAATAATATGAAGTCTTTGGTTAAAACAAAACGCGCTGGTCAAGTTCCGGCTCAGTCAAAACAGATGAAAACTGTTAAGGCGTTGGAGGAATCTGCTATAACAAGTGATAAGAAAAGACCTGGGATGGATATAGTAGCGTCACCTAAACAAGTTTCTGACTCGGGTCCAACCAGTTTATCGCAGAAACCTCCAAACAGGCGAAAGAAGAGTCTGCAGAAAAGCTTACAAGAAAAGGCTAAATCTTCTGAAACCACTCATAAAGCTGCACGTAGTTCCAGATCTCTTTCAGAACAAGAGTTGTTGTTAAAG GATAAGCTTGCTACTTCTCTGTCGTTTCCCTTTGCACGTCGAAGGTGCATATTTGAATGGTTTTATAGTGCTATCGACCATCCCTGGTTTTCAAAGATGGAGTTTGTCGATTACCTAAATCACGTGGGGCTTGGTCACATTCCAAGACTTACTCGTCTTGAATGGAGCGTCATTAAAAG TTCTCTTGGTAGACCACGAAGATTCTCTGAGAGATTTTTACATGAAGAGCGGGAGAAACTTAAACAGTACCGCGAATCTGTGCGAAAGCATTATACAGAGCTTCGAACGGGTGCTAGGGAGGGGCTTCCTACAGATTTGGCTCGGCCATTAGCAGTTGGGAACAGAGTCATTGCCATCCATCCCAAAACACGGGAGATTCATGATGGAAAAATTCTCACTGTTGATCATAACAAATGCAATGTTCTCTTCGATGACTTGGGCGTTGAGTTGGTTATG GACATTGATTGCATGCCTTTAAATCCACTGGAATACATGCCAGAGGGTCTAAGGAGGCAAATTGATAAGTGCTTGTCTATGAAGAAAGAAGCACAGCTAAGCGGGAATACAAACCTTGGTGTGTCTGTGCTATTCCCTCCTTGCGGACTTGAAAATGTCAGCTTTTCCATGAATCCTCCTCTGAATCAG GGTGATATGATTGCTCCCATTCTGCATGGTAAAGTATCAAGCAACACTAGTAGTCCACGGCAGACTAATCATTCATATATCACAACTtataacaaagcaaaagaagctGAGATTCAACGGGCACAAGCGCTACAGCATGCTTTAGATGAAAAG GAAATGGAGCCAGAGATGCTAGAAATTGTCAAGGGTTCAAAAACAAGAGCGCAAGCAATGGTGGATGCAGCTATAAAG GCTGCATCATCTGTGAAGGAAGGGGAAGATGTGAACACAATGATCCAAGAAGCCTTAGAGTTGGTTGGCAAAAATCAGCTATTACGCAGCTCTATGGTCAAACATCACGAGCATGTAAATGGCAGTATAGAGCATCATCACAACCCATCTCCTTCAAATGGATCAGAGCCTGTGGCTAACAACGATTTAAACTCACAAGATGGTTCAGAGAAAAACGCTCAAATGCCTTCAGAGCTTATCACCTCCTGTGTTGCCACTTGGCTCATGATTCAG ATGTGCACGGAGAGACAGTACCCTCCAGCTGATGTCGCACAGCTTATAGACGCAGCAGTCACAAGCTTGCAGCCACGATGCCCACAGAACCTACCGATCTACAGAGAAATCCAAACGTGCATGGGACGGATCAAGACTCAAATCATGTCCCTTGTACCAACTTGA
- the ALY2 gene encoding ALWAYS EARLY 2 (ALWAYS EARLY 2 (ALY2); CONTAINS InterPro DOMAIN/s: DIRP (InterPro:IPR010561); BEST Arabidopsis thaliana protein match is: DIRP; Myb-like DNA-binding domain (TAIR:AT5G27610.1); Has 30201 Blast hits to 17322 proteins in 780 species: Archae - 12; Bacteria - 1396; Metazoa - 17338; Fungi - 3422; Plants - 5037; Viruses - 0; Other Eukaryotes - 2996 (source: NCBI BLink).) translates to MVEALFNMNRAYLSLPEGTASVAGLIAMMTDHYSVMEGSGSEGEGHDASEVPRKQQKRKRAKPQRSDSPEEVDIQQSIGSPDGCLTFLKQARANGTQRHATGKRTPRVPVQTSFMRDDREGSTPPNKRARKQFDANDDVAHFLALALTDASRRGGSPKVSESPNRRTELSDSSPIKSWGKMSRTRKSQSKHCGSSIFEEWMESSRERKLDSDKDTTLLMDMERAGEMEAPRKGKRVYKKRVKVEEAECNDSDDNGEACSATQGLRSKSQRRKAAIEASREKYSPRSPKKRDDKHTSGAFDALQALAELSASMLPANLMESELSAQLKEERTEYDMDEKSSTPEATSTSSHGEKANVEPDDSLLHAISSVENANKRKSKPSRLVSTDCDDVPTGKLQPQTSGSLRKRKPKVLGDEAPAEFSQNKSINKKELPQDENNMKSLVKTKRAGQVPAQSKQMKTVKALEESAITSDKKRPGMDIVASPKQVSDSGPTSLSQKPPNRRKKSLQKSLQEKAKSSETTHKAARSSRSLSEQELLLKDKLATSLSFPFARRRCIFEWFYSAIDHPWFSKMEFVDYLNHVGLGHIPRLTRLEWSVIKSSLGRPRRFSERFLHEEREKLKQYRESVRKHYTELRTGAREGLPTDLARPLAVGNRVIAIHPKTREIHDGKILTVDHNKCNVLFDDLGVELVMDIDCMPLNPLEYMPEGLRRQIDKCLSMKKEAQLSGNTNLGVSVLFPPCGLENVSFSMNPPLNQGDMIAPILHGKVSSNTSSPRQTNHSYITTYNKAKEAEIQRAQALQHALDEKEMEPEMLEIVKGSKTRAQAMVDAAIKAASSVKEGEDVNTMIQEALELVGKNQLLRSSMVKHHEHVNGSIEHHHNPSPSNGSEPVANNDLNSQDGSEKNAQMPSELITSCVATWLMIQMCTERQYPPADVAQLIDAAVTSLQPRCPQNLPIYREIQTCMGRIKTQIMSLVPT, encoded by the exons ATGGTGGAAGCTCTATTTAATATGAATCGG gCGTATTTATCTCTCCCCGAGGGAACTGCCTCTGTAGCTGGCCTTATTGCGATGATGACAGATCATTACAGTGTCATG GAAGGGAGTGGCAGTGAAGGAGAAGGCCATGATGCTTCAGAAGTACcaaggaaacaacaaaagcGCAAACGTGCTAAACCTCAACGTAGCGATTCTCCAGAGGAAGTGGATATACAACAGTCAATTGGTTCACCAGATGGATGCCTCACGTTTTTGAAGCAAGCACGAGCTAATG GAACTCAGCGACATGCCACTGGAAAACGTACACCACGGGTTCCTGTACAAACTTCATTTATGAGGGATGATAGAGAAGGCTCTACTCCACCAAATAAAAGAGCCAGGAAGCAATTCGATGCCAATGATGATGTAGCACATTTTTTAGCGTTAGCATTAACAGATGCATCGAGAAGGGGAGGGTCTCCAAAAGTTTCTGAATCACCAAATAGAAGAACAGAACTTAGCGATAGCTCACCGATAAAGAGCTGGGGGAAAATG TCGCGAACCAGAAAATCTCAGTCTAAGCACTGTGGCAGCTCCATTTTCGAGGAGTGGATGGAAAGTAGCCGAGAAAGGAAACTTGACTCTGATAAAGATACTACCTTGTTGATGGATATGGAAAGGGCTGGCGAAATGGAGGCTCCGCGGAAGGGGAAAAGAGTCTACAAGAAAAGAGTGAAAGTCGAAGAAGCAGAATGTAATGATTCTGATGACAATGGAGAAGCATGCAGTGCCACACAAGGGCTCAGAAGTAAATCACAAAGACGAAAGGCTGCTATTGAAGCCTCAAGAGAGAAATACTCACCGCGCAGcccaaagaaaagagatgacAAACATACTTCCGGAG CTTTTGATGCCCTGCAAGCATTGGCCGAATTGTCAGCTTCAATGCTTCCAGCAAATTTGATGGAGTCAG AATTATCTGCTCAGTTGAAGGAAGAAAGAACAGAATACGACATGGACGAGAAATCTAGCACACCAGAAGCTACTTCCACAAGCAGTCATGGGGAAAAAGCAAATGTAGAGCCAGATGATAGTCTCCTTCATGCAATTTCTTCTGTTGAGAATGCTAACAAGAGAAAGTCAAAACCTTCAAGGCTGGTATCCACTGATTGTGATGATGTTCCCACAGGGAAGCTACAACCACAAACTAGTGGCAGTTTAAGAAAACGTAAACCAAAG GTACTAGGGGATGAAGCTCCAGCAGAGTTTAGTCAGAACAAATCCATAAACAAGAAG GAATTGCCTCAAGATGAGAATAATATGAAGTCTTTGGTTAAAACAAAACGCGCTGGTCAAGTTCCGGCTCAGTCAAAACAGATGAAAACTGTTAAGGCGTTGGAGGAATCTGCTATAACAAGTGATAAGAAAAGACCTGGGATGGATATAGTAGCGTCACCTAAACAAGTTTCTGACTCGGGTCCAACCAGTTTATCGCAGAAACCTCCAAACAGGCGAAAGAAGAGTCTGCAGAAAAGCTTACAAGAAAAGGCTAAATCTTCTGAAACCACTCATAAAGCTGCACGTAGTTCCAGATCTCTTTCAGAACAAGAGTTGTTGTTAAAG GATAAGCTTGCTACTTCTCTGTCGTTTCCCTTTGCACGTCGAAGGTGCATATTTGAATGGTTTTATAGTGCTATCGACCATCCCTGGTTTTCAAAGATGGAGTTTGTCGATTACCTAAATCACGTGGGGCTTGGTCACATTCCAAGACTTACTCGTCTTGAATGGAGCGTCATTAAAAG TTCTCTTGGTAGACCACGAAGATTCTCTGAGAGATTTTTACATGAAGAGCGGGAGAAACTTAAACAGTACCGCGAATCTGTGCGAAAGCATTATACAGAGCTTCGAACGGGTGCTAGGGAGGGGCTTCCTACAGATTTGGCTCGGCCATTAGCAGTTGGGAACAGAGTCATTGCCATCCATCCCAAAACACGGGAGATTCATGATGGAAAAATTCTCACTGTTGATCATAACAAATGCAATGTTCTCTTCGATGACTTGGGCGTTGAGTTGGTTATG GACATTGATTGCATGCCTTTAAATCCACTGGAATACATGCCAGAGGGTCTAAGGAGGCAAATTGATAAGTGCTTGTCTATGAAGAAAGAAGCACAGCTAAGCGGGAATACAAACCTTGGTGTGTCTGTGCTATTCCCTCCTTGCGGACTTGAAAATGTCAGCTTTTCCATGAATCCTCCTCTGAATCAG GGTGATATGATTGCTCCCATTCTGCATGGTAAAGTATCAAGCAACACTAGTAGTCCACGGCAGACTAATCATTCATATATCACAACTtataacaaagcaaaagaagctGAGATTCAACGGGCACAAGCGCTACAGCATGCTTTAGATGAAAAG GAAATGGAGCCAGAGATGCTAGAAATTGTCAAGGGTTCAAAAACAAGAGCGCAAGCAATGGTGGATGCAGCTATAAAG GCTGCATCATCTGTGAAGGAAGGGGAAGATGTGAACACAATGATCCAAGAAGCCTTAGAGTTGGTTGGCAAAAATCAGCTATTACGCAGCTCTATGGTCAAACATCACGAGCATGTAAATGGCAGTATAGAGCATCATCACAACCCATCTCCTTCAAATGGATCAGAGCCTGTGGCTAACAACGATTTAAACTCACAAGATGGTTCAGAGAAAAACGCTCAAATGCCTTCAGAGCTTATCACCTCCTGTGTTGCCACTTGGCTCATGATTCAG ATGTGCACGGAGAGACAGTACCCTCCAGCTGATGTCGCACAGCTTATAGACGCAGCAGTCACAAGCTTGCAGCCACGATGCCCACAGAACCTACCGATCTACAGAGAAATCCAAACGTGCATGGGACGGATCAAGACTCAAATCATGTCCCTTGTACCAACTTGA